The window GTTGTATGCCTGCAAAATTTGAGCACGGTCCGTCAAGTAGTTCTTACGTAGGACAAGCCAAGAAAAGACACCATGGATATAACATACGCCAAGACCCACAAAACATTATTTCTAGAAAACAATTAGAAATACGAAGAAAGTTTAAACTGTTTTCGATAGTTAAAGgatattttgaaatacatgtaatgTGAGTTTTCTTATGCAAGGAAattgtaagtctccgatctgattgaggtTGAGTACaacaacttcagtaggaatgctttattcatcCATATCAAAATTACATACTCAGTCGTATAATTAGCTCCTGTTTCCTGGTGTCaaatttgctcatttaagcaccgcgtagaCAGGACTGAGTGGGGGGTAGCAGGTAGATGTGGGGAAGTAATGTACTTGCGAGAAGAAAGAGTGAGAGCGTGACATAAAATGGACGATTACTATAGTAAAGTATGAATAAATATTCAAAATTGACCTTTAAAGAaagtttttatttcttccttgaaaGGGGTGCGGGCCACGTAGGAAGTAttgccttcactctggccaggagattcaggcaAGTTAAAGTTGAAGTGAAGGATTTAGGAGTTGGATAAGAGatgtgtggaaataaggagattTGAGGATTTTGGTCTGTTGGCTAatcgtatttgttttgtttttgctttcttctgtattcgttttaaaatttcaatttttaaaattcaaaatacacAATTTGGGATCTTTAaaatttaagttttatcaagatgttGTACATAATATATATTTGGTTTTAAGTGTCTATTTACCTTATTTATATACAAGGTTTCGCATAACAATTGTGTTTGTGAATCATATTGTCCATTTTTTGTTGTTAGTGTTGTTCTTGGAGATGGGAGGAAATTAGGGTTTTGGACGTTCCGTCACAGATCAGAGTTAAGCATCACCGTAGGGTGGGGGGAAGGACCGGTAAAGATGTAGAGAATTTGTATAAGGTGTGGGGAAGGGGGAAGCGTATCACGTAGGATTTCGTTGAGGGAGAGGTGGGCTCGGTTGTGGGCTCGAAGGAAGGCACGCTGGAAGTGGATTAGAACATAGGAGTCGAGTTTAGGGAAGTAAATATACAAGTCGGAGGTATGAAAACGGAAGGGGAGCCGGAGGGCATGGCCTATGGTACAGCGTTCATTGGAGTCGAGACAACGGTAGAGGTTGGGGTTGGAGTGGGCTATGGCTACCCAGGTGGTAAGACCAGAGGTAATAGGAGGTCAAACAAAGGTCTTGTAGGTGAGGAGAAGAGGGGAAGAGTTAATGCTCCACCCAGTGCCGACTAGGTGACGAACCAGTCGGCACGTGCGGCAGTCTTGATTTTCAGATTATAGAAATTGAGATGAAAGTTAGGTGTTGGTAAGAGGATGCCAAGGGTGGGTTGGGCGCTGATCGGGGTGCTTTGGATCTGGAGTTAAAGCTGATCTGGGTTGCGTTGGTTTGTCCAGTTGTTGTGGTGGTAGCATCGTGTTGCGGGACGTCGTGGGTGCCAAGTTCCACTCCTTGGAAGCTACCAGTCGTTGCAGTCATTGTCGTGGTATCGTCGCGTTGGTGGGGCTAGCTCGGTTTTGAAGCTTTGCAGGACGAAGGGTGGTGCCTCAGTTCGACCCCGAAGAAGCTGCCAAAATCCAAAGCCTCTACCGGGTGGTTCCAGGAAGGTGTgttgagtttaataataataataatgtgcgcatTTTGCGTTTTTATTATACAGGTTGCTACCAAGTTCAGGCTTGGTGATGGGGTCGCCGTCATTCCTCTGGCTTCTGTTACTCCCGCTGCCGGCACGATTGTCACCATCTCCGGTTGGGGTGCTACCAGGGAGTGGGGTGCCGCTTCCAAGCAGCTACAGCAGGTCCAAGTGCCCGTGGTAGACCACGACCAATGCAGCGAGATCTATCAGCAGTATGGTGGAGTCACTGACAGCATGCTGTGTGCTGGTCTTCTAACAGGAGGCAAGGACGCCTGTCAAGGAGACTCTGGTGGCCCTTACGTCGCCGACAGTAAACTTGTGGGACTCGTGTCATGGGGTGTGGGCTGCGCTCAGCCTGATTACCCTGGAGTCGCCGCAGATGTCGCAAACCTCAGGCAGTGGATCACCGAAAAGACTGGAATATAGACTTGATATGGTCGGAAATAAATGATTCCTGTTAAGACATCATTGGATTAATTTGAATAAGTCCTTTATCGCCTGAAGTCCTCACCCAATGGGGAACGAACTAATCTCAACCACTCACCCAAAACTCTTTAATCATATCACGTTGCCGAacatatcttttatttatttatttatttatttatttatttatttatttatttatttatttttgtgtggACCAGCACTAGGCATAATATTTTAAgtagaaacaaggaaggaaacgaCATTATATACATGCATAATGACTAACATGCGTATATCAAATCAAGTAAGAAAgtcagaaagaaggaaggaaagaaagaatgaaagaaaattaaaaaggaagattatttcattaaaaaaatcacacattgctttacgtagcaccgctacagacagttcttatggcgacgatgggagaggagagagctaggagtgaTTGGAAGAAAcgcccgtggacttaattaaggtacagccttacagccccgcatttgcctggtgtgaaatgggaaacttcggaaaaccatcttccgagtTACGACAGTGGAGCTAGAacacactatctcctaaatgcaaggcCAGAGCTACCTGACTAAAACCGCGTGGGCAATTCGGTCATTTCTCGTATGACCAGTCATTACCGCCAGCGAGTGAGCCCACTGGCATTTGTTGATATATCTAGCTTCAAACGTACCCCCAACTTCATATCTACCCCATCCCTCTTTTCCAGCCAAATAAACACCCTGCATCCAATCCTGCCATGCCCAGGCGCCGGGATCACCGCAGACCAAGTAACCAGGTCCCTGACTCAACCCCCCTTCCCCTCCCCGATCACGCTCAAAACTTCGCTGTAGTTGACGAGATTGCTACAAGAGTCAACCAAGTACTCTCCTCCCACAATCACTCCTCCGACAGCCAGTTTGAACCCCGTCACCAGCACCATCTTACAACTAATTTGAAATTATAATACCCCCTCCGACACCGAACTAGTAAACTACTAAGGAAGCTCATACACCTACGTGAAGACAAACTCCAACTTCTCAGTTTCCCATTTCAATCACCGGACCAGCTCCCACGAATCGGTGCGCTGTGTTGGAAGCCATTCCAGACATCGTCCATTCTCATATTGCAATTATTGAAGAATCGCAGAATAACATGTTTATGGTCACTCTCAGATATATGTATCCTTCAAAGAGTTGCCGACCACCAAAGAAAACTCTTAAAGCTGTCATAATTTCCCCCACTTCCCAGTCAAGAtataaagaataagaataataagaggAGCCGCCCCAACCAAAATGTATCCATAAGCACTCAGATACCGCCACCTCCACCCACTGAAACTATTGAAAACACAAACCAAACTCTGCATCACTCAACAAATGGTCACTCAAAGCAAGTGAACCGAACCCAACCACCAAGAAAACCAACCACCGCCACACAAGAAACCTAACCACAGACCTACATCAATCCAGTTCACCCACAAACAGCAGATAAACCAACACTGCCCACAACCTCACTAAAACCACAGGAACACTCAACCACCCAAAGCATCTCAccacccaggaatcgaacccgaaccatCTAAAAGAAGCCACTTCATACTTCAAATCGCCTCCTCTGGTCACCATGTGTTACCATTGCCAAAATATCTAATACTCCGCTGCTGAATGCACTAACGCCACCAattgcaacagatgtggtggccaTCAATATCACACTGAATGTTCGATACCACAGGAGCAGGCGAAGTGTGCCCAGTGATTTGGCAAACATGCCACTGCGTTTCGTGGCTGACCTTTCtacaatagtgatgggacattagattcattttactgaatcgattcatttgattttgttcttgttactgaatcgatacagtgatccgattcacggcacattagagtcaccgctcctactgcatctgtgtagcatgtactggtaagacagcagcaacagcattcagtgcacGCTGCTGCCATTTGTTATTCACACTATGAAGTCCTTTCTtataaaaaaaaaatgctagtatatcgaaggtttctggcgacgcaggatgggaaggTCTGCGATTCGGAaaatagcagccatggccttaattaaggtacagtcccagcatttcctggtgtaaaaatggggaaactacggaaaaccatcttaacggctgccgacggtgggattcgaacccaccatcccccgaatgcaagcgtatagctacgcgatactaaccgcacgtccaactcgctcagtcatttttgaaaatatgtatttttctatcagcagaggattttttaaatcgtcatattttgtataggctacccgagatgtacagtagcccccTGGTTTTCTGATtgaacatactgttggttaagttactcAGTTACTGTCCATATATGATTGAAGTTTTGTTCAACGATGtggcatacgaactgagagaatactgagccgttcttcccaatatgaaACAGGTACTTTTAAGTGGTCATGAGCAtggctcatagtcatagggcaggctaaagtcgagtttaattaattttcaaatgtcgactaagttataatactaagattcattaaactaataaatagtataacctgatagcctacctacttactagctactttagaattatgttatGACTACCttcttaacactgcaaataaatccatctattatttaaacctccctgtaagaagaggacagtgggtattattttcaaatgaaatgagatcgagagtccattatagcatacgattctttcagtgtaccatggctctgtatgtatttcTTCaggggaagttcggctccccgctaatgtccagtgtaccgataatgaaccgtgtgtgtgttgtgtctcactgagccgtgcttgcgtAGATTCTTTCTGTGTGCCATGATTAactgtcttgctgcagcggaagctcggctcgctggcagtaagctgaatcgtgtgccgtgagctcgccgttcctgtgaatcgattcactcggacacttgaatgaatcgatacactgcttcgaatcatgcattcagtagccaacactattctaCAAGATGGAAATAAAGCCACATTACTCCAGACAACTAGGTACACAAGTCCTCGCCTCCATTTTCACCCACTGTCTCTTCAATAAACCTTAAAATTAGTCCCTCTTCAAATCCCGACTTAACTAATCTCTTCCGAGTGCCTCTAATTACCCCACATCGCATTCAATCACTCCTAAAAGACACAGTTAAgaccattaaaataaaaatttatcctGTATGTCCGTGAATTTCAGTTGccttggtgtccggctccatggctaaatggttagcgtgttggcctttggtcacaggggtcccaggttcgattcgcgatcgggttggcgattttaaccttcattggttaattccattgccccggggtctgggtgtttgtgctgtccccaacatccccgcaactcacacaccacacataaccctatcctccatcacaataacacgcagttgcctacacatggaagatgccacccagcctcatcggagggtcttacaagggctgcactcggttagaaatagccacacgaaataataattattattattagttgcctTGGTATGTCTGTCAATACTATATGTCGACACTGAGTTCTAGACTGGTTTTCCCCTGTGTTATTTATTGGAACTGTGGACGTAAACTTTTTTCAAATGGCGATCAAGATATGAATCGTATgattagagataaagtaaaatatcaTCCCAGAATCTACATGCTCTGATTAATAGTGACAGTAGAGTTGCGCAAATATTTGTACGAATATTTCAAAATAACCTTGCTCATCACTAATTCTTTTGGATATTTAACGTAATTAAAAGAAGTGTATTCATGTCCAATCCATTCTGACAGGCCATTAATCATTTTGTAACCTTGAAGATGTCATTTCATATACTTAACGAATGGGCGTTTTGGACCCAGCCAAATGAACTATTCGGCAGATACGACAATCATGGAGGTACTTGAGACAACTGAGATAGCGCAAAGTATAAATTGATTGCCTGTCACTGGTCGAAACATACCAACATGTTTCGCATTCTTGTCATCGCTGCTGCCCTGGTGTGCTGCTTGGGTAAGTTCAATCTTAACATGCCGCATAGAAGGAGTTGATAGTTATCGTCAGTAATGATATTAATGGTTCTATAATCTTATATTGAAAGATGTATTCTGACAGTTATTAGagagaggtccgtttactgcctgcctgggtagAGAGACGGGAGTAAGATGTATAGTTGCCATGCAAGCGTGGGCgtacccactgcggttgccatggagatgatCCTGTTCTCCGGCTCGGGTAGTTTGGAGTTGTCAAACCTCTCACGCCTTAGTTATATACAagagaacacagcggtctgaacgaacaaacAAATGATccggaagcgaggggaaggaggaaggaatgcaggaatgtggcaacaccatgCAATGACATGTGCAATGCTTCTCCCTTCAGCCCTATCTGTCCAaaagcttcttttaatattacgggtactGTTCTCTAAGGAGTCAGATGGGCACTGTATGTACTTTTTACCCAGGTTATTTTCTCTACGTCTTTCTGTTTATCTGCTTGTTAGTTTGTCAGTTAGTTAGTAAGTTCATCAGACTGAATGTTGactggatcttcaaatagcaccgcgAAATAGGTGTGGTTATACGGAAACCGCACATTGGGTAGAATGAAGAGCGAGGTAGttaccgttgctttcttcactggtcCAGAAAATACTGCTGAGCACGATCTGCCCTATGAGTGGCATCTGTCGTAACATCCAGACACACCAactgtgctccgaatgtcattactcagcaccacccatacctcatcAGCTTACATAATGtctcagccatggatgagactgatacttttgtggaagctacattttgctctgacctgtACCAGGAGACCGATGAAAAATACTGCATCCGTT is drawn from Anabrus simplex isolate iqAnaSimp1 chromosome 1, ASM4041472v1, whole genome shotgun sequence and contains these coding sequences:
- the LOC136863489 gene encoding trypsin-2-like, translating into MFRILVIGAALVCCLEAASRALRRPLRGGSRIVGGTDADIKDFPYQLSYQYLGSHWCGASIISEDWAVSAAHCSEGVYADEVNLRAGSSIINEGGELYDVAEIIMNEQYDWYTIDNDISLLRVATKFRLGDGVAVIPLASVTPAAGTIVTISGWGATREWGAASKQLQQVQVPVVDHDQCSEIYQQYGGVTDSMLCAGLLTGGKDACQGDSGGPYVADSKLVGLVSWGVGCAQPDYPGVAADVANLRQWITEKTGI